In Fibrobacter sp. UWB10, a single window of DNA contains:
- the gatB gene encoding Asp-tRNA(Asn)/Glu-tRNA(Gln) amidotransferase subunit GatB, whose amino-acid sequence MSNYCPVIGLEIHCQLATKTKMFCGCEIEVNTTPNKHVCPVCLGMPGAMPVPNKKAVEYAIRLGLALNCEIDLNAMWTRKNYFYPDLPKGYQITQTGGLPVYDHPICKNGWLEIVKEDGTKKRVGITRIHMEEDAGKLIHDMSPTDSHFDANRCGTPLCEIVTEPDIRSPEEAVLVLKKIKQTLEYTRVSNANMENGNMRCDGNISLRASEDAPFGIRAEIKNLNSFTNLEKALYCEMNLQASTLDAGKEVEQCTKRYDPNADKTIVIRSKEDAHDYKYFPEPDMVRLVTDPAFVEEIRRTLPELPDARRKRFMDDFGVSEYDAMVLTEDRDVSEWYDTAAKNCKNGKVLANWVITELLAKVKELEGGLSALKIKPEDLCKLVNLIADNTINGKIAKTVFAEMFETGKDPEAIVKEKGLVQVTDTGAIEEVVRAVCAENAAQFAEFKAGKVALKGFLVGMTMRKSGGKANPGLVNQILDKLAKE is encoded by the coding sequence ATGTCCAATTATTGTCCTGTTATCGGTCTTGAAATCCATTGTCAGCTCGCGACTAAAACCAAGATGTTCTGCGGCTGCGAAATCGAAGTGAATACGACCCCGAACAAGCACGTTTGCCCTGTTTGCCTCGGTATGCCGGGTGCCATGCCCGTGCCGAACAAGAAGGCGGTGGAATATGCAATTCGCCTGGGCCTCGCCCTGAACTGCGAAATCGACCTGAACGCGATGTGGACCCGCAAGAACTACTTCTACCCGGACTTGCCGAAGGGCTACCAGATTACCCAGACGGGCGGACTTCCGGTGTACGACCACCCGATTTGCAAGAACGGCTGGCTCGAAATTGTCAAGGAAGACGGCACCAAGAAGCGCGTGGGCATTACCCGTATCCACATGGAAGAAGACGCCGGTAAGCTCATCCACGACATGAGCCCGACCGATTCCCACTTCGACGCGAACCGCTGCGGCACTCCGCTCTGCGAAATCGTGACTGAACCGGATATCCGTAGCCCCGAAGAAGCCGTGCTCGTGCTGAAGAAGATCAAGCAGACGCTGGAATACACCCGCGTGTCCAACGCCAACATGGAAAACGGCAACATGCGCTGCGACGGCAACATCTCTCTGCGTGCCAGCGAAGACGCTCCGTTCGGTATCCGCGCCGAAATTAAGAACTTGAATAGCTTTACGAACCTCGAAAAGGCTCTCTACTGCGAAATGAACCTGCAGGCCTCGACCCTCGACGCCGGTAAGGAAGTGGAACAGTGCACCAAGCGTTACGACCCCAACGCGGACAAGACCATCGTCATTCGCTCCAAGGAAGACGCCCACGACTATAAGTATTTCCCGGAACCGGACATGGTCCGCCTCGTGACTGACCCGGCCTTTGTGGAAGAAATCCGTCGCACGCTTCCGGAACTGCCGGATGCCCGCCGCAAGCGCTTCATGGACGACTTCGGTGTTTCCGAATATGACGCCATGGTGCTGACCGAAGACCGCGACGTGAGCGAATGGTACGACACCGCCGCGAAGAATTGCAAGAACGGCAAGGTATTGGCCAACTGGGTGATTACCGAACTTTTGGCCAAGGTGAAGGAACTGGAAGGCGGCCTCAGCGCCCTCAAGATCAAGCCCGAAGACCTCTGCAAGCTCGTGAACCTCATCGCCGATAACACCATCAACGGTAAGATTGCAAAGACCGTCTTCGCCGAGATGTTCGAAACCGGCAAGGATCCTGAAGCTATCGTGAAGGAAAAGGGTCTCGTGCAGGTGACCGACACCGGCGCCATCGAAGAAGTGGTCCGCGCCGTCTGTGCCGAAAACGCTGCCCAGTTTGCCGAATTCAAGGCAGGTAAGGTTGCTCTGAAGGGCTTCTTGGTCGGTATGACCATGCGCAAGTCCGGTGGTAAGGCTAACCCGGGCCTCGTGAACCAGATTCTCGACAAGCTCGCTAAGGAATAA
- a CDS encoding TIGR02147 family protein, with translation MKSILEYKDYRLYIQDYYDERKRLGAFSWREFCKSAGFTSPNFLKLVCLGESRLGAPKIEKVANAMGLLGYEKDYFREMVTFCNAKKDSVKKAALLEMQKIATEHKMRVIDGDAFQYYESWKYPVMRELAPMMPGANPSDIAEECKEHVSAEEVRDILSFLVKAGFLKKDGDKVYSQTEQNVIGSKEALPIAIRSMHKEMANMAARAVDRYSPSERYFTGLTVGVTEEASKRIVEEIDACCKKVLSIVNEYKDSDQVCRINFQFFPFTDKIKEASHA, from the coding sequence ATGAAATCGATACTCGAATATAAGGATTATCGCCTGTATATACAGGATTACTACGACGAACGCAAGCGTTTGGGCGCGTTCTCGTGGCGAGAGTTCTGCAAGAGTGCCGGCTTTACTTCGCCGAATTTTTTGAAGCTCGTTTGCCTGGGTGAAAGCAGGTTGGGCGCACCGAAAATTGAAAAAGTCGCGAATGCTATGGGGCTTCTCGGTTACGAAAAAGATTATTTCCGCGAAATGGTAACGTTTTGCAATGCCAAGAAGGATTCCGTCAAAAAGGCCGCTCTGCTTGAAATGCAGAAAATTGCGACGGAGCACAAAATGCGCGTTATTGACGGTGACGCCTTTCAGTATTATGAATCGTGGAAATACCCTGTAATGAGGGAACTTGCTCCGATGATGCCGGGTGCCAACCCGAGTGATATTGCAGAAGAATGCAAAGAGCACGTGTCGGCTGAAGAGGTTCGCGATATCCTGAGTTTTCTGGTCAAGGCCGGGTTCCTGAAGAAGGACGGGGACAAGGTCTATTCGCAGACGGAGCAGAACGTTATCGGGTCGAAGGAGGCTCTGCCTATTGCAATCCGTTCCATGCACAAGGAAATGGCGAACATGGCTGCGCGGGCTGTAGATCGCTATTCCCCAAGCGAACGCTATTTTACGGGGTTGACAGTCGGCGTGACCGAAGAGGCAAGCAAGAGGATTGTCGAAGAAATAGACGCTTGTTGCAAGAAGGTGCTCTCCATTGTGAACGAGTATAAGGATTCAGACCAGGTCTGTCGAATCAATTTCCAGTTTTTCCCGTTTACGGACAAGATTAAGGAGGCGTCCCATGCTTAA
- a CDS encoding IMP cyclohydrolase: MKYTDEAKQNFKALSNNPYPGRGIVLGESADGKSYVQVYWIMGRSVNSRNRVFEMEAKTGFMKTKAFDESKLTDPHLIIYYPARHTADVQIITNGDQTDTIYNAIKLGGTFESALATRQYEDDAPNFTPRISGIHYKNAQPAVYKLSILKSRNNSEEAGCERMTFEYEKALPGLGHFISTYETDGNPIPSFSGFPKLMPIFDNAEDTLKKYWAALDKDNKVSLMVKWIDKKTFKAKTLIVNKNK; the protein is encoded by the coding sequence ATGAAATACACAGACGAAGCAAAACAGAATTTCAAGGCCCTCTCCAATAACCCGTATCCTGGTCGTGGCATTGTGCTCGGCGAAAGCGCCGATGGCAAGTCCTACGTGCAGGTCTACTGGATTATGGGCCGTAGCGTTAACAGCCGTAACCGCGTTTTCGAAATGGAAGCCAAGACCGGCTTCATGAAGACGAAGGCCTTCGACGAATCCAAGCTCACCGACCCGCACCTGATTATCTACTACCCGGCTCGCCACACGGCCGACGTGCAGATTATCACCAACGGTGACCAGACCGATACGATTTATAACGCTATCAAGCTCGGCGGTACTTTCGAAAGCGCTCTCGCTACGCGCCAGTACGAAGACGACGCTCCGAACTTCACACCGCGTATTTCCGGTATTCACTACAAGAACGCCCAGCCCGCCGTGTACAAGCTCTCCATTCTCAAGAGCCGTAACAATAGCGAAGAAGCTGGTTGCGAACGCATGACGTTTGAATACGAAAAGGCTCTGCCGGGCCTCGGCCACTTCATCAGCACTTACGAAACCGATGGCAACCCGATTCCGTCTTTCAGCGGTTTCCCGAAACTGATGCCGATTTTTGACAATGCCGAAGACACGCTCAAGAAGTATTGGGCCGCTCTCGACAAGGACAATAAGGTGTCTCTGATGGTCAAGTGGATTGACAAGAAGACCTTCAAGGCCAAGACCTTGATCGTCAATAAAAACAAGTAA
- a CDS encoding GntR family transcriptional regulator has translation MKQRIIKALLDMNLAEGDRLPSVRSMIKSFGASSGTVQAALAELESNGKICKIQGKGCFWGTSPLRTKVPFIHETVSEKLAKAFERDFAQGYLKPSQPLPLSKELSARYNVSQGTLRKFLEEKVARNILKKEGRQYLFYRKQQKKDDAPLSELIFVTRCNSWGGFSAESERELDFLRLVYKTAGKNHYKLTLFGINDASGKLIDRSGKPCKLSEHPNAVGAVLSTLLVQNFRPLLTFFADAKFPVAVWWEHPIDAVPRSFLRKDNWIFFNSTFGKNPGKEIGRYLLGLGVTEVGYFSPYHNSSWSKDRLTGLEESGLVVHPYVDAEFASPWDYKQIARKKVEKLSVEIMARTLEKEKLKTLAERALEFQAKNGNNMPWICVNDEVAGIFMEMVEENNMEIPQPNIGPTYIAFDNSMESYLLRIPSYDFNTDALVEQIFYYISSPSAFDGIKKIHHILGNVVEK, from the coding sequence ATGAAACAGCGGATTATCAAGGCTTTGCTCGACATGAACCTCGCCGAGGGCGACCGACTCCCGTCGGTGCGTTCCATGATCAAGAGTTTCGGCGCTTCGTCGGGCACAGTGCAGGCTGCGCTTGCCGAGCTGGAATCCAACGGAAAAATTTGCAAGATTCAGGGTAAAGGCTGTTTCTGGGGCACGTCTCCCCTACGGACCAAGGTTCCCTTTATTCACGAGACGGTTTCCGAAAAGCTCGCCAAGGCTTTCGAACGCGACTTTGCGCAAGGCTATCTGAAGCCCTCGCAACCGCTTCCACTTTCCAAGGAACTTTCTGCCCGCTACAACGTGTCGCAGGGCACGCTCCGCAAGTTCTTGGAAGAAAAGGTGGCTCGCAACATCCTGAAAAAAGAAGGCCGCCAGTACCTCTTTTACCGCAAACAGCAAAAGAAAGACGACGCGCCGCTCAGCGAACTCATCTTCGTGACGCGCTGCAACAGCTGGGGCGGATTCAGCGCCGAAAGCGAACGCGAACTGGATTTTTTGCGGCTCGTGTACAAGACCGCAGGTAAAAACCATTACAAGCTGACCCTGTTCGGCATCAACGATGCCTCGGGCAAACTCATTGACCGAAGCGGAAAGCCATGCAAGCTTTCGGAACACCCGAACGCCGTGGGGGCCGTGCTTTCGACGCTTTTGGTGCAGAACTTTAGGCCCCTCCTGACGTTTTTTGCAGACGCCAAGTTCCCCGTGGCCGTGTGGTGGGAACACCCCATCGACGCAGTACCCCGCAGCTTTTTGCGCAAGGACAACTGGATATTCTTTAACTCCACCTTCGGCAAGAACCCCGGCAAAGAAATCGGCCGCTACCTGCTCGGCCTTGGCGTGACCGAAGTCGGATACTTTTCGCCGTACCACAACAGTTCCTGGTCCAAGGACCGCTTGACCGGCCTCGAAGAATCGGGCCTGGTGGTGCACCCCTACGTGGATGCGGAATTCGCAAGTCCCTGGGATTACAAACAAATTGCCCGCAAGAAAGTCGAAAAACTTTCCGTGGAAATCATGGCGCGTACCCTCGAAAAAGAAAAACTCAAAACGCTCGCTGAACGCGCCCTCGAATTCCAGGCGAAAAACGGCAACAACATGCCCTGGATTTGCGTGAACGACGAAGTCGCAGGCATCTTTATGGAAATGGTCGAAGAAAACAACATGGAAATTCCGCAGCCAAATATTGGTCCGACCTACATTGCCTTCGACAACTCCATGGAAAGCTATCTGCTGCGCATTCCCTCTTACGACTTCAACACCGATGCGCTGGTGGAGCAAATCTTCTACTATATCAGCAGCCCCTCGGCATTCGATGGCATAAAAAAAATCCACCACATCCTCGGGAACGTGGTGGAAAAATAG
- a CDS encoding family 16 glycosylhydrolase: MHLKTTLSVLAIAAVATMAKDFSGAELYTLKEYTYGKYEARMKMAAASGTVSSMFLYQNGSEQASAPRWVEVDIEVLGKSPSSFQSNIITGKAGAQVTSEKHHKVDPAADQSFHTYAIEWTPDYVRWTVDGVEVRKTTKGQNDSKNQVENLIGTQGLRFNLWSSESAEWVGNFDESKLPLFQFINWVKAYKYTPGQGPNGSDFTLDWSDNFENFNSSRWGKGDWTFDGNRVDLTDKNIYSRNGMLILALTRKGQENFNGQVPQDAAGDAEFNSVGPAPQSSSSVQSSSSIASSSSVAPSSSSQYNPVSSSSDQNTGILQNRAKLQNKEIRGTVNAKGARVNPSNKANYQVDFNF, from the coding sequence ATGCATCTCAAAACGACTCTTTCCGTACTCGCAATCGCGGCGGTAGCAACCATGGCAAAAGACTTTAGCGGCGCAGAACTCTATACTCTGAAAGAATATACGTATGGCAAGTATGAAGCCCGCATGAAGATGGCGGCAGCCTCCGGTACCGTCAGTTCCATGTTCCTCTACCAGAACGGTTCCGAACAGGCTAGCGCCCCCCGTTGGGTCGAAGTCGATATCGAAGTTCTCGGCAAGAGCCCGAGCAGCTTCCAGTCCAACATTATTACCGGTAAGGCCGGCGCTCAGGTCACTAGCGAAAAGCACCACAAAGTCGATCCTGCTGCAGACCAGTCTTTCCATACCTACGCAATCGAATGGACTCCTGATTATGTGCGTTGGACTGTCGACGGTGTCGAAGTCCGCAAGACCACCAAGGGTCAGAACGACAGCAAGAACCAGGTCGAAAACCTGATTGGAACGCAGGGGCTGCGCTTTAACCTTTGGTCTTCTGAAAGTGCCGAATGGGTCGGTAATTTCGACGAATCCAAGCTTCCGCTTTTCCAGTTCATCAACTGGGTTAAGGCTTACAAGTATACTCCGGGCCAGGGTCCGAACGGCAGCGACTTTACGCTCGACTGGTCTGACAATTTCGAGAATTTCAATAGTTCCCGCTGGGGCAAGGGCGACTGGACCTTTGACGGAAACCGCGTGGATCTCACTGACAAGAATATTTATTCTAGGAACGGCATGTTGATTTTGGCCCTCACTCGCAAGGGTCAGGAAAACTTCAACGGTCAGGTTCCTCAAGACGCTGCCGGAGACGCCGAATTCAATAGTGTTGGTCCGGCCCCCCAGTCTTCGAGCAGCGTCCAGAGCTCTTCGAGCATCGCATCGTCTTCTAGCGTAGCTCCGAGCTCCAGCAGCCAATACAATCCGGTAAGCTCTAGCAGCGATCAGAACACCGGCATTCTCCAGAACCGCGCCAAGCTCCAGAACAAGGAAATCCGCGGTACCGTGAATGCCAAGGGCGCTCGCGTGAACCCGAGCAACAAGGCCAACTATCAGGTTGACTTCAACTTCTAG
- the ruvB gene encoding Holliday junction branch migration DNA helicase RuvB, protein MDDQRIISPERRTGDESDVERTLRPPSLAEFTGQKNIKESLSIAIEAAKHRGDSLDHCLFCGPPGLGKTTLAGIIAKEMGVNIHITSGPVLEKASDLAGLLTSLQENDILFIDEIHRLNRVVEEYLYPAMEDFRLDIMLDSGPAARSVNLPLKHFTLVGATTRSGLLTSPLRDRFGLHYRLELYDEDDIKSILMRSAKILNVGLEEDAAKLLSGRCRGTPRIANRVLRRCRDVAQVRGTGVIDLMSASKTLEMLGIDGEGLDHMDRKILSMIIDKFGGGPVGLGTIGAALGEEPDTLEEVYEPYLIRKGLLARTPRGRTATRTAYEMLHRSIPKALAEASAQESLDL, encoded by the coding sequence ATGGACGACCAGCGCATTATTTCTCCGGAACGTAGAACGGGCGACGAAAGCGATGTAGAACGCACACTCCGCCCGCCTAGCCTTGCAGAATTTACCGGCCAGAAGAACATTAAAGAAAGCCTTTCGATTGCGATTGAAGCCGCGAAGCATCGTGGCGATTCGCTAGACCATTGCTTATTCTGCGGGCCTCCGGGTCTTGGCAAGACGACTTTGGCCGGAATCATTGCCAAAGAAATGGGCGTGAATATCCACATTACGAGCGGTCCTGTGCTCGAAAAAGCGAGCGATCTTGCGGGGCTTTTGACGAGTCTGCAAGAGAATGACATCTTGTTTATCGATGAAATTCATCGTCTGAATCGTGTGGTGGAGGAATACCTCTACCCCGCCATGGAAGATTTTAGGCTCGACATTATGCTGGATTCCGGGCCGGCAGCTCGCAGCGTGAATTTACCGCTCAAGCATTTTACGCTTGTGGGCGCAACGACCCGCAGTGGACTTTTGACAAGCCCGTTGCGCGACCGATTCGGACTACATTATCGCTTGGAACTTTACGACGAAGACGACATCAAGAGCATTTTGATGCGCAGCGCGAAGATTTTGAATGTGGGGCTCGAAGAAGATGCGGCCAAGCTTTTGAGCGGGCGTTGCCGAGGCACGCCGCGTATTGCAAACCGAGTATTAAGGCGCTGCCGAGATGTCGCCCAGGTGCGTGGCACCGGCGTCATCGACTTGATGTCGGCAAGCAAGACGCTTGAAATGCTTGGAATCGATGGCGAAGGCCTTGACCACATGGACAGAAAGATTCTGTCCATGATTATCGACAAGTTTGGCGGTGGCCCCGTGGGGCTGGGCACCATCGGGGCAGCGCTCGGCGAGGAGCCGGACACCCTCGAAGAAGTCTACGAGCCGTACTTGATTCGCAAGGGGCTCCTCGCGCGAACGCCGCGTGGCCGTACCGCCACGCGCACCGCCTACGAGATGCTTCATCGCAGCATTCCGAAGGCTCTTGCCGAAGCGTCGGCACAGGAATCGCTGGATTTGTAA
- the ruvA gene encoding Holliday junction branch migration protein RuvA, producing the protein MIERIRGILIEKSPTFVVVDVNGVGYGVNISAYTAGKLPEVESEVTLYTNLVVREDSMTLFGFADKTEKDSFIMLLEVNGVGPKLAQRILSGSSPADLLNMIASDNKSALGKIKGLGKKTCEQMVLSLKDKAGAMLQALGDVEGSGITGMGALTGPKMEAVLALHTLGVKDPAAEKAVMKAAEILGDSADAATLIPEALKYL; encoded by the coding sequence ATGATTGAACGGATTCGCGGAATTTTGATTGAAAAGTCCCCCACTTTCGTGGTTGTAGACGTGAACGGCGTGGGTTATGGCGTAAATATTTCGGCCTACACAGCGGGCAAGTTGCCCGAGGTAGAAAGCGAAGTAACGCTCTACACGAACCTGGTGGTGCGCGAAGATTCCATGACGCTGTTCGGTTTTGCGGACAAGACCGAGAAAGACTCCTTTATCATGCTGCTCGAAGTGAATGGCGTGGGGCCAAAGCTTGCTCAGCGTATTCTGAGCGGAAGCTCCCCCGCAGACCTTTTGAACATGATTGCAAGCGACAACAAGAGCGCCCTGGGCAAAATCAAGGGGCTCGGCAAAAAGACTTGCGAACAGATGGTGCTTTCGCTGAAGGATAAGGCGGGCGCCATGCTGCAAGCTTTGGGCGACGTGGAAGGCTCCGGAATTACCGGAATGGGAGCCCTGACGGGCCCGAAGATGGAAGCGGTTCTGGCCTTGCATACACTCGGCGTGAAGGATCCGGCGGCAGAAAAGGCCGTGATGAAGGCGGCTGAAATCTTGGGCGATTCGGCAGATGCCGCAACACTTATCCCCGAGGCTTTGAAATATTTATAA
- a CDS encoding PA14 domain-containing protein, with protein MKNTLKYFLGVFLLFSVCAWSKASDILIVVDDEMIKDNEIRDAINTYTDDIWNTYQVNASVISFKSQKNGGKVTDLKEILVSKKDSIAGAIFVGDIPRAQFEFYQKTEEGFRYQRWVTDLYFMDLDGIWKDTAAGGPEAYGGKLFETTTTTLNFDVRDGSPVPGKVPADSFSIAYSGYIKSPVTALCSLQLTTDNDRRLWINDSLLIDAWFNNWDIPYYSAFQFQKDSLYKFKLNYAEEFGDAYLTLKWKCGDNASYQPIPDSVWRQNDKSTRGLNQTYYGNIFMIDSLPEEDIKHLWISGKSNGVFDGHYSKSGAVSDSFEIWVSRIDPNTAGFYGNPKTLLLNYFEKIHNYYLGLFKKATRSAMFLTEEGGLDNPLDQKFVDGLSVLYSPDSLDKSIADGQEYLDNIKSDKYDWALYGGHGGQTGLGNGLDITRVERNMCVSPRFFHFACCGPLTCYDFYGNANSASVGSEHIFNTINGGFVSIGSSKTSGSDQMDGFMYYAFEHKFIGESFLEWVNERVKRNQYSHKEDLFDWFYGESIIGDPMQKLEVPEQKTIHIHKVKAQRMPQKNGKLYDLLGRTKGYYIQ; from the coding sequence ATGAAAAATACACTTAAATATTTTTTGGGGGTATTTCTCCTATTTTCTGTTTGCGCATGGAGTAAAGCATCAGACATTCTCATCGTCGTTGACGACGAAATGATAAAAGACAACGAAATCAGGGATGCCATCAACACCTATACAGATGACATTTGGAATACTTATCAAGTAAATGCCTCTGTCATATCTTTCAAATCCCAGAAGAACGGCGGGAAAGTCACCGACCTAAAAGAAATACTCGTAAGCAAGAAGGATTCCATCGCGGGAGCCATTTTCGTTGGAGACATTCCGCGCGCTCAATTTGAATTCTACCAGAAAACAGAAGAAGGATTCCGATACCAACGTTGGGTAACAGACTTATACTTCATGGATCTTGACGGTATTTGGAAAGACACTGCTGCCGGAGGCCCCGAAGCCTATGGCGGAAAGTTGTTTGAAACCACCACGACAACATTAAACTTTGATGTACGCGATGGTTCTCCGGTACCAGGGAAAGTACCGGCAGATAGTTTTTCAATTGCATATTCCGGATACATCAAATCTCCAGTCACCGCACTTTGTTCCCTGCAGCTTACCACGGACAATGACAGACGCCTTTGGATTAACGATTCCCTGCTCATTGACGCATGGTTCAACAACTGGGACATTCCCTATTACAGCGCTTTTCAATTCCAAAAAGACAGTCTCTACAAATTCAAACTGAACTATGCAGAAGAATTTGGCGACGCTTATCTTACCCTAAAATGGAAATGCGGGGATAATGCCTCCTATCAACCAATCCCTGATTCCGTTTGGCGTCAAAATGACAAGAGCACACGCGGTCTCAATCAAACCTATTACGGAAATATTTTCATGATAGATTCGCTCCCCGAAGAGGACATAAAGCACCTTTGGATTTCTGGAAAATCCAATGGAGTTTTTGACGGGCACTATTCCAAAAGTGGCGCAGTTTCTGATTCCTTTGAAATATGGGTTTCTCGAATTGACCCCAACACGGCCGGTTTCTACGGTAACCCCAAAACACTTTTATTGAACTATTTCGAGAAAATCCACAACTACTATCTCGGTTTGTTCAAGAAAGCTACGCGTAGCGCCATGTTCCTAACTGAGGAAGGAGGCCTAGACAATCCTCTCGACCAGAAATTCGTTGATGGCTTGAGCGTTCTTTATTCACCAGACTCCCTTGATAAGTCCATCGCTGACGGGCAGGAATATCTAGACAACATTAAATCAGACAAGTATGATTGGGCCCTTTACGGTGGGCACGGAGGCCAGACTGGCCTTGGAAACGGGCTGGATATAACACGAGTGGAAAGAAACATGTGCGTGTCACCGAGATTCTTCCACTTTGCCTGCTGTGGTCCACTTACCTGCTATGATTTCTACGGCAACGCCAATAGTGCCTCTGTTGGAAGCGAGCATATCTTTAACACGATTAACGGCGGTTTTGTAAGTATTGGTTCATCCAAAACCAGTGGAAGTGACCAAATGGATGGTTTCATGTATTACGCCTTTGAGCACAAATTCATTGGCGAATCGTTCCTGGAATGGGTAAACGAAAGGGTGAAAAGGAACCAGTACAGTCACAAGGAAGACCTTTTCGATTGGTTCTATGGAGAATCGATTATCGGAGATCCGATGCAAAAACTGGAAGTGCCAGAACAAAAAACGATTCACATCCATAAAGTCAAAGCACAACGGATGCCACAAAAAAACGGCAAACTGTACGACCTTTTGGGAAGAACCAAAGGCTATTACATCCAGTAA